One region of Halohasta litchfieldiae genomic DNA includes:
- a CDS encoding DUF7096 domain-containing protein — MKRLPLVIAILLITTVIGAGVGPLLGDTDSVGQADPVDFEPSYATQVTETTEADRGVINVLAIPTGDIERSELRRQYADLGPASEFDTGVTTDRLATRAIERQLESTSADAERESQLDAELSTVEAEVDGLETRERTATRAFSRGEIAPREFLIELATIHLKATVLRDRTAMLESRASTFDDERFSNSRFQRIEYDLQMLEGPLRAHAVAVLRAERPANRIMIETSDSGIALTAIDDGQYIREVTRKELRKNGTGELTPERAEELTQQQYPTLWNRSTSWSSAGPGSLFVMSVNFEQGGFQTFIDGPSERTFIEHQQLPLDTVITGSETTKIQDGLNVTVEQTYAGGPFRLTVTDESTGEPVEATVTVGQDGQESQTVGTTDAEGALWALSPRGTFTITIFGEGNSAAFIDITPPAPETVTTAE, encoded by the coding sequence ATGAAACGCCTCCCGCTCGTGATCGCTATCCTCCTGATCACGACCGTTATCGGTGCTGGTGTAGGTCCGCTATTAGGTGATACCGATAGTGTGGGGCAGGCAGACCCCGTCGACTTCGAGCCGTCATATGCGACACAGGTAACTGAGACGACCGAGGCCGACCGTGGGGTCATCAACGTATTGGCAATCCCAACGGGGGACATCGAGCGGAGTGAACTGCGTCGACAGTACGCGGATCTCGGCCCTGCCTCGGAGTTTGACACTGGCGTGACGACCGACAGACTCGCCACGCGGGCTATCGAACGCCAACTCGAGTCGACGAGCGCCGACGCCGAGCGAGAATCTCAACTCGATGCGGAACTCAGCACCGTTGAAGCCGAGGTCGACGGGCTCGAAACCCGTGAACGAACGGCGACACGCGCATTCAGCCGCGGGGAGATCGCCCCACGGGAGTTCCTGATCGAACTGGCGACGATCCATCTCAAAGCAACTGTACTCAGAGACCGGACAGCCATGTTGGAGTCCCGCGCGTCGACGTTCGACGATGAGCGATTCTCGAATAGCCGGTTCCAGCGGATCGAGTACGACCTCCAGATGCTCGAAGGCCCACTCCGAGCCCACGCGGTTGCAGTGCTTCGTGCAGAGCGCCCCGCCAATCGGATCATGATCGAAACGAGTGACTCCGGAATCGCGCTGACGGCCATCGATGATGGACAGTACATCCGAGAAGTAACCCGAAAAGAACTGCGGAAAAATGGCACGGGTGAGCTAACCCCCGAGCGGGCCGAGGAACTCACCCAACAGCAGTATCCGACGCTCTGGAACCGATCTACGAGTTGGAGTTCTGCCGGGCCGGGATCCCTGTTCGTGATGTCTGTCAACTTTGAACAAGGCGGGTTTCAAACATTCATCGATGGACCGTCCGAACGGACGTTTATCGAACATCAACAACTGCCGTTGGACACCGTCATTACCGGTTCGGAGACAACGAAGATCCAAGACGGACTGAACGTGACTGTCGAGCAAACCTACGCAGGCGGCCCGTTCCGCCTCACCGTCACCGACGAGTCGACCGGTGAGCCGGTCGAAGCGACGGTCACTGTCGGCCAAGACGGGCAAGAAAGCCAGACTGTCGGCACCACCGATGCCGAGGGCGCGCTTTGGGCGCTCAGTCCGCGTGGTACGTTCACGATCACCATCTTCGGTGAAGGTAACTCCGCGGCGTTCATCGACATTACACCACCGGCACCAGAAACAGTGACCACCGCCGAGTAG